From a single Thermothielavioides terrestris NRRL 8126 chromosome 1, complete sequence genomic region:
- a CDS encoding lanosterol synthase (orthologue of oxidosqualene:lanosterol cyclase from Cephalosporium caerulens) encodes MARRKASAVAQEDTKPLLEKGSTRKRLSNADDEDHATKRVRGGIEERTDYARWRMRDDHGRHTWCYLEDDDALKQWPQTYADKYYLGLPLDLPELPKAKSPLDAVRNGLEFFEKLQLPSGHWGCEYGGPMFLLPCVVLAWYATKTPIPWYYATEIKNYLFARAHPEDGGWGLHIEGETSVFGTTLNYTVLRLVGVDADHPKMVKARATLHKMGGATHSPHWAKWWLAVLGVADWDIVNPVPPELWLLPDVVPFAPWRWWIHIRQVFLPMSYLWSRRWRAEETETIRSLRKELFVEDWDKIDWAGNRNTINPRDNYHPKSWLLNLINWFLANIWKPYFRVKPLSDKAEAWAMKLIEMENENTDCLDLATVSGPMNLVCLYAHGGPDTYAVRRHKERANEFLWVNKEGLLANGTNGVQCWDTAFAIQTVMDAGLTEDPRWRPMLLKALEFLDDQQIRENVKDQDKCYRQQRKGAWAFSNKDQGYAVSDCISEALKSVIILQKTPGFPTLIDDQRIFDAIDTLLTYQNPNGSCSSYEPPRAGPWMEMLNAAEVFGRIMVEYEYPECTTAVVTALSLFHKHWPDYRPKEIERFINRAVAWIKTNQLPHGGWYGSWGICFTYATMFALESLASIGETYENSTHARRGCDFLISKQREDGGWSEHYKACETGEYVEHPTGSQVVMTSWALIGLMKANYPDRARLRKGIKLLMERQQPNGEWLQEAIEGVFNKSCMISYPNYKFTFTMKALGMFARKYPDDTVL; translated from the exons ATGGCCCGGAGAAAAGCCAGCGCTGTGGCACAAGAAGACACCAAACCGCTCCTGGAAAAGGGCTCGACCAGGAAGCGGCTCAGCAATGCCGACGATGAGGACCACGCCACCAAGCGCGTGAGGGGCGGGATCGAGGAGAGGACTGACTACGCCCGGTGGCGCATGCGAGATGACCACGGCCGGCACACGTGGTGCTACCTCGAAGATGACGATGCGCTCAAGCAATGGCCCCAAACCTACGCGGACAAGTACTATCTGGGTCTGCCGCTG GATCTCCCTGAACTCCCGAAGGCCAAGAGCCCTCTCGACGCGGTGCGCAACGGTCTCGAGTTCTTCGAAAAGCTCCAACTGCCCAGCGGCCACTGGGGTTGTGAATACGGCGGCCCCATGTTCCTGCTCCCTTGCGTCGTCCTCGCGTGGTATGCGACCAAGACCCCGATCCCCTGGTACTACGCCACCGAAATAAAGAACTACCTGTTCGCCCGCGCGCATCCCGAAGATGGCGGCTGGGGCCTGCACATCGAGGGAGAGACCTCCGTGTTTGGCACAACGCTCAACTACACCGTGTTGCGGCTGGTTGgggtcgacgccgaccacCCCAAGATGGTCAAAGCCCGCGCTACCCTGCACAAGATGGGCGGCGCGACCCATTCCCCCCACTGGGCAAAGTGGTGGCTCGCCGTCTTGGGCGTGGCCGACTGGGATATCGTCAATCCTGTGCCGCCTGAGCTGTGGCTTCTGCCAGACGTCGTTCCTTTTGCGCCCTGGAGGTGGTGGATCCACATTCGGCAGGTCTTCTTGCCCATGAGCTATTTGTGGTCCAGGCGATGGCGGGCCGAAGAGACCGAAACCATCCGCTCCCTCCGCAAGGAGCTGTTCGTCGAGGATTGGGACAAGATTGACTGGGCCGGGAACCGCAACACCATCAACCCTAGGGACAACTACCACCCCAAGTCCTGGCTCCTCAATTTGATCAATTGGTTTCTTGCCAATATCTGGAAGCCGTATTTCAGAGTGAAGCCCCTCTCCGACAAGGCGGAAGCCTGGGCTATGAAGCTGATTGAGATGGAGAACGAGAACACGGACTGCTTGGACCTAGCCACCGTATCCGGGCCCATGAACCTCGTCTGTCTGTACGCTCATGGTGGCCCGGACACCTATGCCGTGCGCAGGCACAAGGAGAGGGCGAACGAATTCCTCTGGGTAAATAAGGAAGGCCTCCTCGCCAACGGCACCAACGGAGTGCAGTGCTGGGACACGGCATTTGCGATCCAGACAGTCATGGACGCAGGGCTCACCGAGGATCCGCGCTGGCGACCCATGCTGCTCAAAGCGCTCGAGTTCCTCGACGACCAGCAGATCCGTGAGAATGTCAAGGACCAGGACAAGTGCTACCGACAACAACGCAAGGGAGCTTGGGCCTTCAGCAACAAAGACCAGGGTTATGCCGTGAGCGACTGCATATCCGAAGCCTTGAAATCCGTCATCATCCTGCAGAAAACGCCCGGCTTCCCCACCCTCATTGACGACCAGCGCATCTTCGACGCCATCGACACCCTCCTGACCTATCAAAACCCCAACGGCAGCTGCTCGTCCTACGAGCCaccccgggccggcccaTGGATGGAGATGCTCAACGCGGCCGAGGTATTCGGTAGAATCATGGTGGAGTACGAGTACCCGGAGTGCACGACCGCCGTGGTCACCGCCCTCTCGCTCTTCCACAAGCACTGGCCGGATTACCGGCCCAAGGAGATCGAGCGCTTCATCAACCGAGCCGTAGCCTGGATCAAGACCAACCAGCTGCCGCACGGCGGGTGGTACGGCAGCTGGGGCATCTGCTTCACCTACGCGACCATGTTCGCGCTCGAGAGCCTGGCCAGCATTGGAGAGACGTACGAGAACAGCACGCACGCCCGGCGGGGGTGCGACTTCCTCATCTCCAAGCAGCGGGAAGACGGCGGATGGTCGGAGCATTACAAG GCCTGCGAGACAGGCGAATACGTCGAGCACCCGACCGGGTCGCAGGTGGTCATGACCTCGTGGGCGCTGATCGGCCTGATGAAGGCCAACTACCCGGACCGGGCGCGGCTGCGGAAGGGCATCAAGCTGCTGAtggagcggcagcagcccaaCGGCGAGTGGCTGCAGGAGGCGATCGAGGGCGTCTTCAACAAGAGCTGCATGATCTCGTACCCCAACTACAAGTTCACCTTCACGATGAAGGCGCTCGGCATGTTCGCGCGCAAGTACCCCGACGACACGGTCCTCTGA